The sequence CCTCTGACTACATCGGTTAGAGAACAATTTATCTCCACATACCGCAGCTCCAATATACTACTTCGATTAGTAATGTTTAACCAGTGGTTTTTTACTATTCTTCTGATAGTATCGTACCGTTTATCTTTATTTTCTTCCGCTTCACATACATAAATGAACACCTCAGGTTTCAAGTCGCAAAATTTGTCATTGCATGTGATCCAGGAGCGAGCGAGGTCTTGGGAGTTTTTAGATTCGACGATGGTTTTACAAGCCGCTGTGTCAATTCCAAGTTTTCTATTATTGTCTAGAACACGACGCAACATCGAAGCTGGTGGCTGGAAGCGGTATGCGAGGTTCAGAACTGCAGGAGCAAAATACAGTAGTCTTCTAACATCTCCCAATGACAAAGAAGCGGCATCCTGAGTGAGGTTCGGATGAAAGGGTGCAGGCCATATTCGCTCCTTGCTGCCCATCAAAATATCGAAGTCAAATAAGAGGTACGAGCTGTCGGCGCGCTCTTCTATTGAATAATTCAAAGAATAAGTTAGACGCAGTGGTAGATCTGTTACTTTGGCTAGTTCTTGTGCTAGTTCACATTGTTCTTCCTCATAATCTCCTCCCTCTATCGCCACAGTCACGCATTCTCCAGAACATGGATTTTTTGTCCATTCGCTGTAGacaaaaaatgtatgtaaaaaaaaaacaaaattatgtGGGGGTCATGGAATTTATGGAGTAACGGGACTGGGGTAACGCTGGGGCTGTCTTATTCCTTGGGCAAAGAATAGGAATCGCCATTCAGTGAGGAAATTTAACCAGTAGGTATGCATCCAGTATGAGGTAGTTTGGTGTGACTCTATGCAGCAGAAAAGTATGCAATATTAAATATCTCAACTTGTCGCACCTGCAGGGTGTCTTCTTAGGCAAGAAGTCATCAATAAAGCTGCAGACAGTGCAGCCCTGTAGACAGTGGAACAGAGCCCCGGGCGCCAAGCGTGCCAGTAGTCGTCTGGTTACAGTCGTCGCGCCGCGACCGAGCACTTCGAGACGGGACCCCGCGAGCCCACACTGGGACCCACAGACGCCTTAATTATACTACGTTAATGAGCTATTGAGGTTCCCCCGTTCCGATgaagtcattgaaatatttcgTCATTGCTAATGCCATACCTCAGAGATAGTTTGGTGTGACTATTTCAATATGTCGTACCTGCAGGGTGTCTTCTTAGGCGAGAAGTCATCAATAAAACCGCACTCAGGTTCCCGTAGCTTCTCCCAGCTCTGTAGACAGTGAAACGGAGCCCCGGGCGCCAGACGTGCCAGTAGTCGTCTGGCTACGGGCGCCGCGCCGCGACCGAGCACTTCGAGGCGGGACCCCGCGAGCCCGCAGGCGCCTTCGGAGCACTGGGCTATTGAGGTCCCCTCGTCACGCCATGCTGTAGCTATGCTCAGTACGAAGTAATCACTGATTGAaaaagtaattaataaatttatggaaagTCCTAGATGTGGTTTGTTAATTTTAAGATGCATCGAAAACTACACGGATCTAACTAGATTCGACCTATATCGCATTCGAAGCCTAGgttttcataaataattaataaaactagAATTAGGTCGTTGGTCTGTGTTTATAACTCTagagtttttgtttttgagctaacTTATTACTAAATAGGTAAGTTTTTGTATATAGtgattaaatacatatttaagtacctagtaAATTATATCATTAAAGggatataatatgtattattatttattagtaggtaACTTATCATCGCACGagttttccattattacattagTTTCCGTGATGGTATTTCATATActcttatttaattaaaatcaattattattaattaaatgtgtGGCATTAATTAAATCGGTAACTTATATAAATAGATATGCAAAGGAATTATTTAAAGTAGAGTAAATATACGTAATATagtaaacgggacttaataacTTCCGATGTTTCAagttcgaaaaactgcggggcacttcatGGATGGggttagcccaggaccgggataagaggcgtacacgaagggaggcctatgctgaGCAGTGAGCGATTAATGGctaaattatgatgatgatgtcatCATCCATTAACATCATCATTGATGTTTCAAGTACACACATGGAAAATTTTAGTCGTCTTATAATAGATACTGTATCAAAGACTGCGAATTTGCCAGTAGAAGTGCTGGTTGACTAAATAAAGCTTTTTTTACTTTCCGGTTACGAGCAAGACAGCGGACAGTTGATGTAGAAAAGATACTAACTTGACGTGGGAATCTAGATTAATATCATCTTGAAAGTCTTGGAGCTGCTGTAGCGTGCACTTTTCTTCCACGATCTCGAGCTCGCGATATCGCAGTCCATGTACGATCAATGCTCGTATTATCGCCCGCGCTGCGGTGGGCACAGAGTCTTGCGCACATAGCTTGAGTATACGTGTTCTGCCGTCTATGGACAGCACGCGTTCCGGGATCTCGCTGCCTCGACCAGTTTCTATGGAGTCAAACAGTTTTTAGGGGTTAAGTTTTTGTCTAAGTATGTGTAGCTGAGTTCCTTTCCATCTAAGCGAGCGTCGGAACACCGAATTCTCTTGATATCTTTATCATTATCATAGTTAATTACTAGGCCTAGTATCGTTTTTGTAtaaatgtttaattaatttctGGTATCATACTGACACTATTCCGAagtaaaaacatgaaaaaaatataatctcACGATTAAACCGCTTTACCAATTTAGATAATGCCAATAATGGCTGAACTGAATTATATGAGACTAGACTAGATAGACTAGACTAGAACAGATAGATATTGACATACTTTAAGTCAAGGGAAAGAACattatacctaatatttataaatctccaaaaaaaattatgaataatgTCACTAAACTTGACTTTTTATTAACACATCGATAAcgctaaaataaaaattccctTCCCCACCTGCATAAATAATTTGGGTAGATCCACTTTACAGATTATATGCATGGGACTAACAATACTATTGTAATTAATAAAGAAGCATTTACCTAATTAATTGACATGTAATACCATAGTTTATAAGtataaatagatattatagcGCACCAATCAAATACCGCGCCTCGCCCTAATCCTGCTCGCGGATTGGACGAGCCTATGACCATACGTTCGCGCCGCTCTCGCGCAGTCCGGCAACCGGCGCGTTACGAGTAACGTTGTTTATTTGCGTAATTACTAAGATTGTGCAACAAACCTGTCAATTAGCTTACAGTATTGATTTATGAGTGTAACAATAGTATTAACGTGCCTGGGAACAATAAACTGTGAATTAATCTATGCATTTTCACTTATAGCCTCAAACCGAACCCCAAAACCGAGCTAGCCGGCGCTACAAAATGGCTGCCCAAGTGTGAGGCTATTAAGTGTATAGTGAAAATTTTGTGCCGTGATTcgtaaaaataaacattaaaagtgTTTTAACATGCCGCCAAAATCAAAGAGACACCAACGTGTGTCGACGCCGACGCCGACGCGCGAGGACGCCGAGATCGCTCGCGAAGGTTCGTTCACGAGGGATGACGTCACGACGCTAGTGGAGTCGTTACAACGGTCGCAGACCAACGCCTTCAGGGAACTGCTGGAGAGTGTCATCACGACCACTAGAAACCCGTCATCATCTGCCTCGACACCGTTTCCTGCAGAAGGAGGAAATTTCTCGCGCTGCAAAGCCCGATTCGCTGGAGATCCTGAAGAGTCCATCGAAGGTTTTATCGACGCCATTGAAGCATACAAGGATTGTGCAAACGTTTCGGATGATAACGCCATCCGAGGCTTATCAATGCTGTTGACACATGCAGCCGCAGATTGGTGGCAAGGAATTAAAGTAGAAACTAAGTCATGGGCCGACGTTTTGGACAGTTTGCGCTATACCTACGGAGACAATCGAGCTCCGCCGCGCATATACCGCGACTTATATGCAACACCTCAAGGCGACGAAAACACGCATATTTATGTAGCAAAGTGCCGTGTACTATTTGCAAAATTGCCGCGCAACGAGTTAACTGAGAAAATCCAGTTAGACATGGTATACGGACTTCTACACAAGCGTATCCGCAAGCGTATCAAAAGAGAAGAGTGCGCAACATTCAAAATTCTCTTACAAAAGGCGCGCGCTGTAGAAGAATCATTGAACGAGAACGTGAGCAACACCTCGCCATCGCCAAGTCGTCTCGTCAACACATCAAAGAcaccgccgccgcgcgccgctgccACAGCGAGCGCGAGCGCCGCGCCTCCGCTCCGCGAGCCCCGCGCTCCCCGCGAGCCCCGCGCGCCTCCGCCGCGGCGTTTCGATGATAACAGTGATAACAACAGTGCCGCGTCCGCCGCGAAATCTAAGTCGTATAATAAGAAGTGCGGGTATTGTAAACGTTTCGGTCACGTAAAAGAAGAATGTCGCAAGTTAATTAAAGACTCTAGTACGTCtagtgataataataataataaggcaTCAGATGTTAATGTTTTGCGTTGTTATGGATGTGGTCAAATAGGCGTTATACGCGCAAATTGCGAAAAATGTAATGCCTCATTCTGTACTGTCAATTGCAACATGGATTCGTCCAATCCAGGGTGTAAGGGCACTGGTAAGCAGACTAAGAAGCTTTCCCCGGTGAGTAGTTTTCTTATCACTATACCTAAAGTTCAAAATGATAAACTTGACGAGACCTGTTTGTCTCTTACTGATTTTCAAAATGCACTTCCTGCAAATTTCTTTGGTGACGGTTTAGTAGCAAGGTTGGTGACGCCCTGCGCTCCTCCAGCTCTCGGATGACCCCGTAGTCATTCAACAGCCGTGCACACTATTTGCAAAGTCCCTTATTGATAACAGTgat is a genomic window of Leguminivora glycinivorella isolate SPB_JAAS2020 chromosome 6, LegGlyc_1.1, whole genome shotgun sequence containing:
- the LOC125227207 gene encoding uncharacterized protein LOC125227207 translates to MPPKSKRHQRVSTPTPTREDAEIAREGSFTRDDVTTLVESLQRSQTNAFRELLESVITTTRNPSSSASTPFPAEGGNFSRCKARFAGDPEESIEGFIDAIEAYKDCANVSDDNAIRGLSMLLTHAAADWWQGIKVETKSWADVLDSLRYTYGDNRAPPRIYRDLYATPQGDENTHIYVAKCRVLFAKLPRNELTEKIQLDMVYGLLHKRIRKRIKREECATFKILLQKARAVEESLNENVSNTSPSPSRLVNTSKTPPPRAAATASASAAPPLREPRAPREPRAPPPRRFDDNSDNNSAASAAKSKSYNKKCGYCKRFGHVKEECRKLIKDSSTSSDNNNNKASDVNVLRCYGCGQIGVIRANCEKCNASFCTVNCNMDSSNPGCKGTGKQTKKLSPDQHRRLSAPRSLHLES